ACTTGTCATCTCTTCGATGGGGATATCCACGAAATCCGGGTCACCGAGGTAATAAGAACGATCAGCAAAGGCCCGGCGCATGGCTTCGGCCAGTACATGCACATAATCGGCGGAATTATGGCCCATTTCGGCCAGCGGATAATTATCAATCATTTCCAGAATTTGGGCTATCGCCACGCTACCGCTGCTGGGAGGAGGCATGATATGCAATTTATACCCAAGGTATTCGGCTACAATCGGCTCACGCCATTTACTTTCATAATTCCGCAGGTCACGATAGGTGATAAGTCCGCGATATCGCTCCATTTCATTTACGATGGCATCGGCAACCGGTCCCGAATAAAACCCTTCACGGCCAAATCGTGAGATTCGTTCCAGGGTTTCTGCTAAGTCTGTCTGTACAAATACATCGCCTTCTTTAAAGAAAGTTGTATCACCGGTGGTGAAATAGTTGCTCGATGCCTGATATTTCAGAAAGGTATCCTTGTGATTATTGAGATCCTCAGCTTGCGAATAGGAAAGCGAATATCCATCGCGGGCAAGTTTAATAGCCGGTTGAATAACTACATCCAGCGGCATGCGCCCATATCTTTCCAGGGCTTTGATCATTCCATCAACGGTACCGGGAACGCCCACGGCTAAAATTCCTTCCCAGCTTAAATCTGATTTAAATTCCCCATTCCGGATATACATATCCCGCGTAGCTTTTTGGGGCGCTTTTTCCCGAAAATCCAGAGCAGCTGTTTCGCCATTTGCCAGGTGAACAACCATAAACCCGCCGCCTCCGATATTCCCGGCCCTCGGTAAAGTAACCGCCAGCGCAAACTGAACAGCCACAGCAGCATCAACTGCATTTCCGCCTTTCATTAGAATCTCTTTTCCTATTTCTGAGGCGTATTTATCAGCGGTAACCACAAGTCCGTTCTCGTAGGTCTTGGAATTGAGAATCTGGGCCGATAACGCATGAGAGGTGAAAACAACAGTGAGCAGAAGGAGGAGCAAGCGTACGATGTAAGTCATGTATCAGGTCTTGTTTTAAAATTTCCGTGTTAAAATAACAGAACTAAGGCTTAATGCGGAACGAAAAGAATGTAAATTTATTAAGGAGATTGGGATATCGTATTTCAGGATCTGAGTTTGATGAACGGGTCAATCGTTACCGACTGAAATAAGGACACTTTATAGTTAACGATTTGTTTGTCAACCGAAATACCTGTCTATGCATCTCACAGGTAATGCTGACACGTAATTTTTCCAGTTTGCAAGCGAAGAGGTTCAGCCCTTCGATATTTGGAAGCAGGAGCTTCTGTCT
The nucleotide sequence above comes from Gracilimonas sp.. Encoded proteins:
- the ggt gene encoding gamma-glutamyltransferase, which encodes MTYIVRLLLLLLTVVFTSHALSAQILNSKTYENGLVVTADKYASEIGKEILMKGGNAVDAAVAVQFALAVTLPRAGNIGGGGFMVVHLANGETAALDFREKAPQKATRDMYIRNGEFKSDLSWEGILAVGVPGTVDGMIKALERYGRMPLDVVIQPAIKLARDGYSLSYSQAEDLNNHKDTFLKYQASSNYFTTGDTTFFKEGDVFVQTDLAETLERISRFGREGFYSGPVADAIVNEMERYRGLITYRDLRNYESKWREPIVAEYLGYKLHIMPPPSSGSVAIAQILEMIDNYPLAEMGHNSADYVHVLAEAMRRAFADRSYYLGDPDFVDIPIEEMTSESYSDRRMDSFSMDSATASTSLSHGQIQGYTESMETTHFSIIDNDGNAVAVTTTLNGSFGSHVSVTNGGFLLNNEMDDFSAQPGEPNAYGLIGAEANAIEPGKRMLSSMTPTIVTKDGKVDMVLGAAGGPRIITATLQSFLNRAVFGMRAQQATSAARFHHQWMPDVLMPGQFGLSPDTKRLLEAKGHKIFEIPNVGRAHNIFVEQNGDLSAGVDPRGDGWASGY